In Limnohabitans sp. INBF002, one genomic interval encodes:
- the wecB gene encoding UDP-N-acetylglucosamine 2-epimerase (non-hydrolyzing), with product MKKILLVFGTRPEAIKMAPVYKALKNTPSIDVRVCVTGQHRQMLDQVLELFGIKPEFDLNLMKPGQDLTDITSNVLLGLRNVFKQWLPDMVLVHGDTSTTLGASMAAYYAKVQVGHVEAGLRTGNKYAPWPEEMNRRLTGALADLHFAPTEQSRQNLLSEGVESQNISVTGNTVIDALLQVVERVQTDTALQTSMAQRFNFLDGAKRMLLVTGHRRENFGQGFENICQALAQLAQRGDVQVVYPVHLNPNVQEPVNRILGQCPNVHLLEPQDYLPFVYLMQRSSLILTDSGGVQEEAPSLGKPVLVMRDTTERPEAVAAGTVRLVGTGTKRIVDMAQLLLNDLVAYQSMARAHNPYGDGQASQRIAQMLATQPQGQLLPA from the coding sequence ATGAAAAAAATTCTCTTGGTGTTCGGCACACGCCCCGAAGCCATCAAAATGGCTCCGGTTTATAAAGCCCTAAAAAACACACCCAGCATTGACGTGCGAGTGTGTGTGACTGGACAGCATCGGCAAATGCTTGACCAGGTGCTCGAACTCTTTGGCATCAAGCCCGAGTTCGATCTCAACCTCATGAAGCCCGGGCAAGACCTCACGGACATCACCAGCAATGTGCTGTTGGGTTTGCGCAATGTGTTCAAGCAATGGTTGCCCGACATGGTGCTGGTGCATGGCGACACCTCCACCACCCTAGGGGCCAGCATGGCGGCCTATTACGCCAAGGTGCAGGTGGGCCACGTAGAAGCCGGGCTGCGCACCGGTAACAAATATGCACCCTGGCCTGAAGAAATGAACCGCCGACTCACTGGCGCGTTGGCTGACCTGCACTTTGCCCCCACCGAGCAGTCACGCCAAAACCTGCTTTCTGAAGGTGTTGAAAGCCAAAACATTTCGGTGACGGGCAACACAGTGATCGACGCCCTGTTGCAAGTGGTGGAGCGGGTGCAGACAGACACTGCCTTGCAAACCAGCATGGCGCAGAGGTTCAACTTTTTGGACGGTGCCAAGCGCATGTTGCTGGTCACAGGTCACCGCCGCGAAAACTTTGGCCAAGGCTTTGAAAACATTTGCCAAGCCTTGGCCCAGCTGGCGCAGCGGGGCGACGTGCAAGTGGTCTACCCAGTGCACCTCAACCCCAATGTGCAAGAGCCCGTCAACCGCATATTAGGTCAGTGCCCCAATGTGCACCTACTTGAGCCACAAGACTACCTGCCTTTTGTATACCTCATGCAACGCAGCAGTCTGATCTTGACGGATTCGGGCGGCGTGCAAGAAGAGGCCCCATCTCTGGGCAAACCCGTGCTGGTGATGCGCGACACCACCGAACGGCCAGAGGCTGTGGCCGCAGGCACTGTTCGCTTAGTTGGCACAGGCACAAAGCGCATTGTGGATATGGCCCAGCTATTGCTCAATGACCTAGTGGCCTACCAAAGCATGGCACGAGCACACAACCCCTATGGCGATGGACAAGCCTCACAGCGCATTGCCCAAATGCTCGCCACACAGCCCCAAGGGCAGCTGCTACCAGCATAA
- a CDS encoding capsular polysaccharide biosynthesis protein, which produces MKQASQWWLPFWSMGLLRLPLLASFLGQQPRASAWPWRKGQDGAWLGWGRKRSMASAKWCAKVGSSQVACLEDGFLRSFGTGQAVPALALVLDHAGIYYDCSRPSALEVLLTSSHDVLSDHEVLVDQALRVLRVKGLSKYNHAADFDLRLLHFDRNDEGNSSNEGLMQRVLVVDQTMGDMSVSLGGASAQTFADMFAAARAENPDATIFVKTHPEVSSGRKGGYLTQVQPDDRTVLLRDAVNPMSLLGHMDKVYVVTSTMGFEALLAGKPVVCFGVPWYAGWGVTDDRCKDSPAWERRTRHRSMRELFAAAYIHYTRYLNPVTHQRGSILNVIDWLACQKEMANRMHGEQRQGRVLGVGFRRWKAANLKPMLGLHRELVQFAPNVSGLEKLSPQPKETLVCWGASPPPELCVFAQDKQLKLLHLEDGFVRSVGLGSDLIRPQSLVLDERGIYFDATRPSDLEHLLANREFTSDDVQRAQQVRAFIVEHGITKYNLEPRQTVQWPSRGRLVVLVPGQVETDASIGLGCTSVQTNLDLLRAVRQARPDAFIVYKPHPDVLSLNRKGRVALAAAREYADHVEAGVSVVSCIEASDEVHTMTSLTGFDALLRGKKVVTYGQPFYAGWGLTEDYAENATAFERRQRRLTLDELVAGALLHYPIYWDWDLKGYTTCEAVLHRIVEQRAALEANGGLHKLRVGFVRRQLRKAKVLFDSWTGRL; this is translated from the coding sequence TTGAAACAAGCCAGTCAGTGGTGGTTACCCTTCTGGAGCATGGGCTTGCTGCGCTTGCCTTTGTTGGCTTCGTTTTTGGGCCAACAGCCTCGCGCCAGCGCATGGCCATGGCGCAAAGGCCAAGACGGCGCATGGCTGGGCTGGGGCAGAAAGCGCAGCATGGCATCTGCCAAGTGGTGCGCAAAGGTCGGGAGTAGTCAGGTGGCTTGCCTTGAGGATGGGTTTTTACGCTCCTTTGGCACAGGCCAAGCTGTCCCCGCACTGGCCTTGGTGCTGGACCATGCAGGCATTTATTACGACTGTTCCCGCCCCAGCGCGCTGGAGGTTTTGCTGACCAGTTCCCATGACGTGTTATCAGACCATGAGGTGCTGGTAGATCAAGCCTTGCGCGTGCTGCGTGTAAAAGGTTTGAGTAAATACAACCACGCGGCAGACTTTGATCTGAGATTGCTTCACTTCGATCGCAATGACGAGGGGAACTCGAGCAATGAAGGGTTGATGCAGCGTGTGTTGGTGGTTGATCAAACGATGGGTGACATGAGCGTGTCGCTGGGTGGTGCGTCGGCTCAAACTTTCGCAGACATGTTTGCAGCGGCCAGGGCAGAAAACCCAGACGCTACTATTTTTGTGAAGACGCACCCCGAAGTGTCTTCAGGCCGCAAGGGCGGCTATTTGACGCAGGTGCAGCCTGATGATCGCACCGTGTTGCTGCGCGATGCGGTCAACCCCATGAGCTTGCTCGGCCACATGGACAAGGTGTATGTGGTCACCAGCACCATGGGCTTTGAGGCCTTGCTGGCGGGCAAACCTGTCGTGTGCTTTGGGGTGCCTTGGTACGCAGGCTGGGGCGTGACGGATGACCGTTGCAAAGATTCACCTGCTTGGGAGCGGCGCACGCGCCACCGATCGATGCGCGAGTTGTTTGCGGCGGCTTACATCCACTACACCCGTTACCTCAATCCGGTCACGCACCAGCGGGGCAGCATTTTGAATGTGATCGATTGGTTGGCATGCCAAAAAGAGATGGCCAATCGCATGCACGGTGAGCAACGCCAAGGGCGTGTACTGGGTGTTGGTTTTCGGCGCTGGAAGGCGGCTAACCTAAAGCCCATGCTTGGCTTGCATCGTGAGCTGGTGCAATTTGCTCCAAATGTAAGTGGTTTAGAAAAGCTTTCACCTCAACCTAAAGAAACTTTAGTTTGTTGGGGGGCTAGTCCTCCCCCTGAGCTTTGTGTGTTCGCGCAAGACAAGCAACTAAAACTCCTCCATTTGGAAGACGGCTTTGTTCGCTCAGTAGGTTTGGGCTCCGACCTCATTCGTCCTCAGTCTTTAGTTCTGGATGAGCGCGGCATTTACTTTGATGCCACACGTCCTTCGGATTTAGAACACCTGCTGGCCAATCGAGAGTTCACGTCAGACGATGTGCAGCGGGCGCAGCAGGTGAGGGCGTTCATCGTTGAACACGGCATTACCAAATACAACTTAGAGCCGCGACAAACTGTGCAATGGCCAAGCCGTGGGCGTTTGGTGGTGCTGGTACCAGGGCAGGTAGAAACCGATGCCTCTATTGGCCTAGGCTGCACCTCTGTGCAGACCAACTTAGATTTGCTGCGTGCTGTTCGCCAGGCTCGGCCTGATGCGTTCATTGTGTACAAGCCACACCCAGATGTGTTGAGCCTCAACCGCAAAGGGCGCGTGGCCTTGGCGGCCGCACGCGAGTATGCAGACCATGTAGAGGCGGGTGTGTCGGTGGTGAGTTGTATTGAAGCCAGCGATGAGGTACACACCATGACATCGTTGACAGGGTTTGATGCTTTGCTACGCGGTAAAAAGGTTGTGACGTATGGCCAGCCTTTTTATGCAGGCTGGGGCCTCACCGAAGACTACGCAGAAAACGCCACTGCGTTTGAGAGACGGCAGCGCCGTTTGACCTTGGATGAGCTGGTAGCAGGGGCTCTGCTGCATTACCCCATTTATTGGGATTGGGATTTAAAGGGCTACACCACATGTGAAGCAGTGTTGCATCGCATTGTTGAACAGCGTGCAGCCTTAGAAGCGAATGGTGGTTTGCACAAACTGCGTGTGGGTTTTGTGCGCCGACAGTTGCGCAAGGCCAAGGTGTTGTTTGACAGTTGGACAGGGCGGTTGTGA
- a CDS encoding glycosyltransferase, producing MKISHVALALKKYREGNYSAALKIYKHLGIQMGEALFLVNIRMCERRIDEQKSVMPLKKIEAEIKTKELKQENIKNKQVSFIETEIFDALYKNGVSVIIPSCKGAGTIKKCLDSLALQTLTKKDFEVIVILNGEHDGTENILSKFKNENPEINLLITRNELVGAGAARNHGLSLATRKFVTFIDDDDFVSKGFLQGLLAHSIHSDIVISNIKDFNDFGFFESSINQQIDKAVIDGQVKYESITSAITLNACKLVPTGIAKSIQYSNQLKSGEDVVYFTKLVSLFKPCFSIVNKENDAIYYRRVKDNSVSRQPKSFEFNVKQRLEVVVELEKIVSNDEMKAFIIGKVNSQLGFVNRYLLENPGEWVKFKDFAERLDISPRAFQYVNEKQSNTLVISYCFPPYIDTAGIVCAKRIIQNNKPVDVISNTMKGVRERDDSLWDLVKPYVGNFQEIQAFPSFANWKAIEDFCKKAVTAAERNIEKYTDVYSRSMWPGSHFAAALLKIKYPKLRWVAEFSDPLRIDVQGQERLIDMDSAWLAVNGFTNAIEKSVFKIDGKARLFYWCEMLPYVFSDQIIFTNESQKAYMLNMLSDHGLKSRVEERALVLSHPTLPEKFYRLSNFNYPLEKSKFNIGYFGSFYVNRGIGDLMKSLAIVSDEIKEIIRVHIFTPSPESVNVDHKFNNNLLVNEIVPYLDFLAVSKSFDVLVVNDTETKNIKWINPYLPSKLSDYIGSGTPVWALCEEGSELDRLKIAPPFFVKSRIGDIHESARLMMKMTELKIEKIS from the coding sequence ATGAAAATTTCACATGTGGCTTTAGCATTAAAAAAATACCGTGAAGGCAACTACTCAGCTGCATTAAAAATTTATAAACACCTAGGAATCCAAATGGGTGAAGCACTCTTTTTGGTAAATATCCGTATGTGTGAGAGGCGAATTGATGAGCAGAAATCTGTGATGCCCTTGAAGAAAATAGAAGCAGAAATAAAAACGAAGGAGCTTAAGCAGGAAAACATAAAAAATAAACAAGTTTCATTTATTGAGACAGAAATTTTTGATGCCCTTTACAAAAATGGCGTAAGCGTAATCATTCCCAGCTGTAAGGGTGCAGGCACAATAAAAAAGTGCCTGGATAGTTTAGCTTTGCAAACACTTACAAAAAAAGACTTTGAAGTTATTGTTATACTTAATGGTGAGCATGACGGCACCGAAAATATTTTAAGTAAATTCAAGAACGAAAATCCTGAAATAAATCTATTGATAACACGTAACGAGTTGGTTGGAGCCGGTGCCGCTAGGAATCATGGGCTTTCACTTGCGACACGTAAGTTTGTTACATTTATCGACGACGACGATTTTGTATCGAAGGGGTTTTTGCAAGGACTCCTCGCTCACTCTATCCACAGCGATATTGTTATTTCTAATATTAAAGACTTTAACGACTTTGGTTTTTTTGAAAGCTCGATTAACCAGCAAATTGATAAAGCTGTGATAGATGGGCAAGTTAAGTACGAAAGCATAACTTCAGCGATTACGTTAAATGCGTGCAAGCTTGTTCCAACAGGTATCGCAAAGAGTATTCAATATAGCAATCAACTCAAGAGTGGCGAAGATGTAGTCTATTTTACAAAGCTAGTTTCCCTTTTTAAGCCTTGCTTTAGTATTGTTAATAAAGAAAATGATGCGATTTACTATCGTCGTGTAAAAGATAACTCCGTTTCTAGGCAACCGAAATCATTTGAATTCAATGTAAAGCAGCGTTTGGAAGTTGTAGTCGAGCTTGAAAAAATTGTATCAAATGATGAAATGAAGGCTTTCATAATTGGTAAAGTCAACTCTCAGCTTGGTTTTGTAAACAGATACTTGTTGGAAAACCCCGGTGAATGGGTGAAATTTAAAGACTTTGCAGAGCGACTAGATATCAGCCCTAGGGCATTCCAGTATGTAAACGAGAAACAGTCAAATACTTTAGTAATTTCTTACTGTTTTCCGCCATACATAGATACTGCTGGAATAGTCTGTGCCAAGCGGATTATTCAAAACAATAAGCCCGTTGATGTGATTTCAAATACTATGAAAGGCGTGCGGGAGCGAGACGATAGTCTCTGGGATTTAGTGAAGCCATATGTTGGTAACTTCCAAGAAATTCAGGCGTTCCCTAGTTTCGCTAACTGGAAAGCTATAGAAGACTTTTGTAAAAAAGCGGTAACTGCTGCTGAGAGAAATATTGAAAAATACACCGATGTTTATAGTAGGTCAATGTGGCCTGGCTCACATTTTGCTGCCGCTCTTTTGAAAATAAAGTATCCGAAATTAAGATGGGTTGCGGAGTTTTCTGATCCTCTTCGCATTGATGTTCAGGGCCAGGAAAGACTCATAGATATGGATAGTGCCTGGCTTGCCGTGAATGGTTTCACAAACGCAATTGAAAAAAGTGTATTTAAGATTGACGGCAAGGCTCGTCTTTTTTATTGGTGTGAGATGTTGCCTTATGTTTTTTCTGATCAGATTATTTTCACTAACGAGTCTCAGAAAGCTTATATGTTAAATATGCTGTCTGATCATGGATTAAAAAGTAGGGTTGAGGAAAGAGCTTTAGTGTTAAGCCATCCAACATTGCCCGAAAAATTTTATAGGTTATCGAATTTTAATTATCCACTAGAGAAATCAAAATTTAATATTGGATATTTCGGTTCATTTTATGTTAACCGTGGTATTGGTGATTTAATGAAATCACTCGCTATCGTGTCGGATGAGATAAAAGAAATAATTAGGGTCCATATCTTTACTCCGAGCCCTGAGTCTGTAAATGTCGATCATAAATTTAATAATAACCTGCTCGTTAATGAAATAGTTCCATATCTTGACTTTTTGGCAGTCTCGAAGTCCTTTGATGTTTTAGTGGTTAATGATACAGAGACTAAGAATATAAAGTGGATTAACCCTTATTTGCCATCGAAGTTAAGTGACTACATAGGAAGTGGGACTCCAGTATGGGCCTTGTGCGAAGAAGGAAGTGAGCTTGATAGATTAAAAATTGCTCCACCATTTTTTGTTAAATCCAGAATTGGTGATATTCACGAAAGTGCTAGGTTGATGATGAAAATGACTGAGTTGAAAATAGAAAAAATTAGCTAA
- a CDS encoding glycosyltransferase, translating to MFVESAWNGWRNKWKFGIASYPDHPNRNNSKLRHLVARARDLGIPTVFWNKEDGVHFERFIDSAALFDTVLTVDENCIPLYRERLGSSVKLGVLPFAVQPAIHHPLPQAPSLRRANFVGSYSHHIHNNRREWQDLMFAAAQPLGLTVYDRNSGRKADHYRYPALPWLEIRNSVPYAQTADIYRHHMVSLNVNTVDDSPTMFSRRLVEIVACGGLAVTNPSPSVDRFFKDYVVTVHNQEECAELMQRIAKDGLSKADRDRALAGADYVLKHHTWQHRLQQIAEVAGI from the coding sequence TTGTTTGTTGAGTCTGCTTGGAATGGTTGGCGAAACAAGTGGAAGTTCGGCATCGCGTCCTACCCCGACCATCCCAACCGTAACAACAGCAAGTTGCGTCACTTGGTTGCCCGTGCCCGTGACTTGGGCATCCCCACTGTGTTTTGGAACAAAGAGGACGGTGTGCACTTTGAGCGTTTCATTGACAGTGCGGCGCTGTTCGACACCGTGCTTACCGTTGATGAAAATTGCATTCCCCTCTACCGCGAGCGCTTGGGTTCAAGCGTGAAGTTGGGGGTGCTGCCTTTTGCGGTGCAGCCTGCCATTCACCACCCGCTGCCTCAGGCCCCCAGTCTGCGCCGTGCCAACTTTGTGGGTAGCTACAGCCACCACATTCATAACAACCGCCGCGAGTGGCAAGACTTGATGTTTGCCGCAGCCCAGCCACTAGGTTTGACGGTGTATGACCGCAACTCTGGCCGCAAGGCAGACCATTACCGCTATCCAGCATTGCCTTGGCTGGAAATTCGTAACAGCGTGCCCTACGCCCAAACGGCCGACATTTACAGACATCACATGGTGTCCCTGAACGTGAACACGGTAGACGATTCGCCCACCATGTTTTCGCGTCGTTTGGTCGAAATTGTGGCCTGTGGTGGTTTGGCTGTGACCAATCCGTCGCCTTCGGTGGACCGGTTTTTTAAAGACTATGTGGTCACCGTTCACAACCAAGAAGAGTGTGCCGAGTTGATGCAGCGCATAGCCAAAGACGGTTTGAGCAAAGCCGACCGTGACCGTGCGTTGGCGGGCGCCGACTATGTGCTCAAGCACCACACATGGCAGCACCGTTTGCAACAGATAGCTGAGGTAGCTGGCATTTGA
- a CDS encoding methyltransferase domain-containing protein: MRRLVVTDLADQLGGQTPNEILSKNGAQSYAFLISMLPMIWERLTENKRFTEYSWLDVGPGAGFAANFLADMHSSWTLDYKLNLSTLDIISRYHKLMDFVGENIKENIKDDVYDLNSIFDYVSCSHVIEHVPNPEKFIFKLQALAKKRVFVLAPWKERPEILTKGHINIFDETFIEKLGGVNYKLLKSPAWGAFLDPPYEMLFLDLPGRAV; the protein is encoded by the coding sequence TTGCGAAGACTTGTTGTAACTGATTTAGCTGATCAGCTTGGTGGCCAAACTCCAAATGAAATTCTTTCTAAAAATGGTGCGCAATCATATGCATTTCTGATTTCCATGCTCCCAATGATTTGGGAACGATTAACCGAAAACAAAAGATTTACTGAATACTCTTGGCTGGACGTCGGACCTGGCGCAGGGTTTGCGGCTAATTTTCTCGCCGACATGCATAGCAGTTGGACTCTTGACTACAAACTAAACCTTAGCACACTCGATATCATCAGCAGATATCACAAGCTGATGGATTTTGTTGGCGAAAATATCAAAGAAAACATTAAGGATGATGTCTACGATCTTAATAGTATTTTTGACTACGTCTCTTGCTCTCACGTCATCGAACATGTTCCGAATCCTGAGAAATTCATATTTAAACTGCAGGCGCTCGCGAAGAAGCGTGTCTTTGTGTTAGCCCCATGGAAGGAGCGCCCAGAAATACTGACTAAAGGTCACATCAATATTTTCGATGAGACATTTATTGAGAAGTTGGGAGGGGTTAATTACAAACTCCTGAAGTCCCCAGCGTGGGGTGCTTTTCTCGATCCGCCGTATGAGATGTTATTTCTCGACCTGCCCGGAAGAGCAGTCTAG
- a CDS encoding class I SAM-dependent methyltransferase → MTSDAGQGAPAVTLLEPHAPSMAQLAKRLAGIEACADWQLLPDMLTPARGEHVFYQYSLAAENSLLPLEALRPLWPGLLLQSENFNESVELANLLPASWLLVDCLPAANLLQSTRLPASTQVVLARVLLANDAPSGASLTDVHAVLNGSGFKAVAAFAERNSAIGKVLFVRDPAQLQSQLDQTRQALEAETQDRAAEQKAKDQVLAEMRHCCDELTKAREEEAKAKVELQSQLDQTRQALETETQERVAEQKAKDQVLAEMRHCCDELTKAREEEAKAKVELQSQLDQTRQALEAETQDRAAEQKAKDQVLAEMRHCCDELTKAREEEAKAKVELQSQLDQTRQALEAETQDRAAEQKAKDQVLAEMRHCCDELTKAREEEAKAKVELQSQLDQTRQALEAENSAIKKDFHSIKFKLLQSETLLQTTLTVGSEASTQLRFNSKSDGIYKNKQGLVKYDLPGNTPAYLVSNEAGDFDIAPKLNSLRLEPNKAYEFTGTVIFEGPIQPVVWLFEYDQHNKKINSHTFTTQNGEFRAFLKTQANSASYAIGIRLAGSGSLNPQNTGFKLENSLAIEVAEAMQHSHTGFDKKLIELQTKLQKELQSQNQNSLRQIESFLRLQNYCGDRMVLPDMHGWPVSPDLGVYIIRLVETGGFDAIVEFGSGVSTQLIALALQKAADQPDNSASTPFLSFEHLEPYLQQTQAQLHQAQLSESVELVYAPLIETSGAQNKPSLYYDCKDTLQQLRQSITKPNPKLLVFVDGPPAATDPLARFPAMQAIEQAFEGRAEVHYLMDDYIRQDERNIVDLWQAHLQQQGRQVEKQELKQFEKQACLLITKAQS, encoded by the coding sequence TTGACTAGTGATGCAGGGCAGGGCGCCCCTGCCGTGACCCTGCTGGAACCCCACGCCCCCAGCATGGCCCAGCTGGCCAAGCGGCTGGCAGGAATTGAGGCGTGCGCTGATTGGCAGTTGTTGCCCGACATGCTGACCCCAGCACGGGGCGAGCACGTGTTCTATCAATATAGCCTAGCAGCCGAAAACAGCTTGTTGCCTCTAGAAGCGTTGCGCCCCTTGTGGCCAGGCCTACTGCTGCAAAGCGAAAACTTCAATGAAAGCGTGGAACTGGCCAACCTGTTGCCTGCCAGTTGGCTGCTGGTGGACTGCCTTCCCGCTGCTAATTTGCTGCAGAGCACTCGCTTGCCCGCCAGCACTCAAGTTGTGTTGGCGCGTGTTCTGCTTGCAAATGACGCCCCAAGTGGCGCAAGTCTTACGGATGTGCATGCGGTTTTGAATGGCTCCGGCTTCAAAGCGGTGGCAGCCTTTGCAGAACGAAACAGCGCTATTGGCAAAGTCCTGTTTGTGCGCGATCCTGCTCAGCTACAAAGCCAGCTAGATCAAACGCGTCAAGCCCTAGAAGCCGAGACCCAAGACAGGGCGGCAGAGCAAAAGGCCAAAGACCAAGTGTTGGCGGAAATGCGTCATTGTTGTGACGAGCTGACGAAAGCTAGAGAAGAAGAAGCCAAAGCCAAGGTCGAGCTCCAAAGCCAGCTAGATCAAACACGTCAAGCCCTAGAAACCGAGACGCAAGAGAGGGTTGCAGAGCAAAAGGCCAAAGACCAAGTGTTGGCGGAAATGCGTCATTGTTGTGACGAGCTGACGAAAGCCAGAGAAGAAGAAGCCAAAGCCAAGGTCGAGCTACAAAGCCAGCTAGATCAAACGCGTCAAGCCCTAGAAGCCGAGACCCAAGACAGGGCGGCAGAGCAAAAGGCCAAAGACCAAGTGTTGGCGGAAATGCGTCATTGTTGTGACGAGCTGACGAAAGCCAGAGAAGAAGAAGCCAAAGCCAAGGTCGAGCTACAAAGCCAGCTAGATCAAACGCGTCAAGCCCTAGAAGCCGAGACCCAAGACAGGGCGGCAGAGCAAAAGGCCAAAGACCAAGTGTTGGCGGAAATGCGTCATTGTTGTGACGAGCTGACGAAAGCTAGAGAAGAAGAAGCCAAAGCCAAGGTCGAGCTCCAAAGCCAGCTAGATCAAACGCGTCAAGCCCTAGAAGCCGAGAACTCAGCTATTAAAAAAGATTTTCACAGCATCAAATTTAAGTTATTGCAAAGCGAAACATTGCTGCAAACCACCCTCACCGTAGGCTCTGAAGCATCCACACAACTTCGTTTCAACAGCAAATCAGACGGTATTTACAAAAACAAGCAAGGTCTAGTCAAGTACGACCTACCAGGCAATACCCCTGCTTATTTGGTTAGCAACGAGGCGGGTGACTTTGACATTGCACCCAAGCTGAATTCATTGCGCCTTGAGCCCAACAAAGCCTATGAATTCACGGGCACAGTTATTTTTGAAGGCCCTATCCAACCCGTGGTTTGGTTGTTTGAATATGACCAACACAACAAAAAGATCAACAGCCACACATTCACAACCCAAAACGGTGAATTCAGGGCTTTTTTAAAAACACAAGCCAACTCAGCTAGCTACGCCATAGGTATCAGGCTGGCGGGCTCTGGCAGCCTTAACCCGCAAAACACGGGTTTTAAGTTGGAAAACAGCTTGGCCATAGAAGTGGCCGAAGCCATGCAGCACAGCCATACAGGGTTTGACAAAAAGCTGATTGAGCTTCAAACCAAACTGCAAAAAGAGCTACAAAGCCAAAATCAAAACAGCTTGCGTCAGATTGAATCGTTCTTGCGCCTTCAAAACTACTGTGGCGATCGCATGGTGTTGCCCGACATGCACGGCTGGCCTGTTAGCCCTGATCTGGGTGTTTACATCATCCGGTTGGTCGAAACAGGTGGCTTTGATGCCATTGTGGAATTTGGCTCCGGAGTGTCCACACAGCTCATTGCGCTGGCGCTTCAAAAGGCGGCTGACCAACCTGACAACAGCGCCAGTACACCGTTTTTGAGCTTCGAACACCTCGAGCCGTACCTGCAGCAAACACAAGCTCAATTGCATCAAGCTCAGTTGAGCGAATCCGTGGAGCTTGTCTACGCGCCCCTCATTGAAACATCAGGGGCTCAAAACAAACCATCTCTCTATTACGACTGTAAAGACACTCTGCAGCAACTCAGGCAGTCAATTACCAAGCCGAACCCAAAGTTGCTCGTATTTGTAGATGGCCCACCTGCGGCCACAGACCCGTTGGCACGGTTCCCCGCCATGCAGGCCATAGAGCAGGCCTTTGAAGGCAGGGCCGAAGTGCACTACCTCATGGACGACTATATCCGTCAAGACGAACGGAACATCGTTGATTTGTGGCAGGCGCACCTTCAGCAGCAAGGCCGCCAAGTTGAAAAACAAGAACTCAAACAGTTTGAAAAACAGGCCTGTTTGCTCATCACCAAGGCCCAGTCATGA
- the wecC gene encoding UDP-N-acetyl-D-mannosamine dehydrogenase, giving the protein MNTFTTISMIGLGYIGLPTATLFASRKLKVIGVDVNQHAVDTINQGKIHIVEPDLDILVHAAVTEGYLRATTKPEPADAFLIAVPTPFKGEHKPDLSYIQAAAHGIAPVLKKGDLVVLESTSPVGATEQLADWLAAARPDLSFPQQAGEQADVQVAYCPERVLPGHVVRELVSNDRVIGGMTRKASDMAIALYKTFVEGECIVTNSRTAEMCKLTENSFRDVNIAFANELSMICDKLQINVWELIKLANRHPRVNILQPGAGVGGHCIAVDPWFIVDTTPEEARIIRNAREVNDHKPEWVLGKVKAAIADALARRPGSTMADIKVACLGLAFKPDIDDLRESPAVEIIQNIAQFGCQVLAVEPNIAVLPKKLAIPKLSFSGLDDALTTADVVCVLIKHRLFVQAVASIRSHALVIDVVGLL; this is encoded by the coding sequence ATGAATACCTTTACCACCATCTCCATGATCGGCTTGGGCTACATCGGCCTGCCTACCGCCACCCTGTTTGCATCTAGAAAACTTAAAGTCATTGGCGTTGACGTCAATCAACACGCTGTCGATACCATCAATCAAGGCAAGATCCACATCGTGGAGCCCGATCTGGACATATTGGTGCACGCAGCTGTGACCGAAGGCTATCTGCGTGCCACCACGAAGCCAGAACCAGCCGACGCATTTTTGATTGCTGTGCCCACCCCATTCAAAGGTGAGCACAAGCCCGATCTCAGCTACATACAAGCTGCAGCGCATGGCATAGCACCTGTGCTGAAGAAAGGGGACTTGGTGGTGCTAGAAAGCACATCACCCGTGGGTGCCACAGAGCAGCTTGCCGACTGGTTGGCGGCCGCCCGACCCGACCTGAGTTTTCCGCAACAAGCGGGGGAGCAAGCTGACGTGCAAGTGGCTTATTGCCCTGAGCGTGTGCTGCCTGGCCATGTGGTTCGAGAGCTGGTCAGCAACGACCGAGTCATCGGCGGCATGACGCGCAAAGCCAGCGACATGGCGATTGCCCTTTACAAAACTTTTGTGGAAGGCGAGTGCATCGTCACCAACTCGCGAACGGCCGAAATGTGCAAGCTGACCGAAAACAGCTTCCGCGACGTGAACATTGCCTTTGCCAACGAGCTGTCCATGATCTGCGACAAGCTGCAAATTAACGTGTGGGAGCTGATTAAGCTGGCCAATCGGCACCCACGCGTCAACATCCTGCAGCCCGGCGCGGGTGTGGGAGGGCACTGTATTGCCGTGGACCCTTGGTTCATTGTCGATACCACGCCCGAAGAAGCACGCATCATTCGCAACGCGCGCGAGGTTAACGACCATAAGCCCGAATGGGTGTTGGGGAAAGTAAAAGCAGCCATTGCCGACGCACTCGCCCGCAGGCCCGGCAGCACCATGGCCGATATCAAGGTTGCATGCCTAGGGCTAGCCTTTAAGCCCGATATTGACGATCTGCGCGAAAGCCCTGCCGTAGAAATCATCCAGAATATTGCCCAATTCGGTTGCCAGGTTCTTGCGGTAGAGCCCAATATCGCAGTGCTGCCAAAAAAGCTTGCTATTCCCAAGCTCTCATTCAGTGGCCTGGACGACGCGCTCACGACCGCAGATGTGGTGTGCGTACTCATCAAGCACCGCCTCTTTGTACAAGCCGTCGCCAGCATACGCAGCCACGCTCTAGTTATTGATGTAGTCGGCCTTCTGTAA